A genome region from Nitrospinota bacterium includes the following:
- a CDS encoding DUF1844 domain-containing protein, translated as MAKDRESDSPEESEERGFKITDRRHWAREEAQEPSPAEPEAPSTPPEPEAPSEVEAPPQPEATPEAEAPPEEELPPPDFHYLVVFLGTQALLCMGEQPDAAAGEKFEKNLPGAKHAIDLLGVIQDKTKGNLDDDESQLLESLLYDLRMRYVQATGPGAS; from the coding sequence ATGGCAAAGGACCGCGAAAGCGACTCTCCCGAAGAATCGGAGGAGAGAGGATTTAAAATAACTGACCGGCGCCACTGGGCGCGCGAGGAGGCCCAAGAGCCCTCCCCGGCTGAGCCCGAAGCGCCCTCTACCCCCCCTGAGCCTGAGGCTCCCTCCGAGGTTGAGGCTCCCCCCCAGCCTGAGGCCACTCCCGAAGCTGAGGCTCCGCCCGAGGAGGAGCTGCCGCCACCCGACTTCCACTACCTGGTGGTCTTCCTAGGCACCCAGGCCTTGCTCTGTATGGGCGAGCAGCCAGACGCCGCTGCGGGTGAGAAGTTCGAGAAGAACCTTCCGGGAGCCAAACACGCCATAGACCTCCTTGGAGTCATTCAGGACAAAACCAAGGGCAACCTCGACGACGACGAGAGCCAGCTCCTGGAAAGCCTCCTCTACGACCTCCGGATGCGCTACGTCCAGGCCACCGGCCCCGGCGCATCGTAG
- the dnaJ gene encoding molecular chaperone DnaJ, translating into MISKRDYYEILGVRRDASEQDIKKAYRQQALKYHPDRNPGDKEAEEHFKEASEAYEVLHDNEKRALYDRFGHDGLQQSGFTGFTGFEDILSHFGDIFEDLFGAGTFGGFGTRRRAGVDRGADLRYDMEIAFEEAALGTEKVITFERAGVCSACGGNRCAPGTYPDTCSTCGGRGAVTRSQGFVSLSTTCPQCQGAGRVIHHPCPACRGEGRTTEEKTLTVQVPGGVESGSRLRLSGEGEPGAGSGPPGDLYVVLQVQPHPFFERHGDDFHCIVPISFPQAALGAEIEVPTLNSTEKLKIPRGIQSGKVLTIPRAGAVSLRNRRRGDLHIQIHVETPSDLTPEREDLLRQFAKLSDSDVKPKSKGLFDRFKDSL; encoded by the coding sequence ATGATATCGAAGCGGGATTACTATGAGATTTTAGGCGTCCGCCGGGATGCGTCTGAGCAGGATATTAAGAAGGCCTACCGACAGCAGGCCCTGAAGTACCATCCCGACCGCAACCCGGGCGATAAAGAAGCCGAGGAGCACTTTAAGGAGGCTTCAGAGGCCTACGAGGTCCTACACGACAATGAAAAGCGGGCCCTGTACGACCGCTTCGGTCACGACGGGCTCCAGCAAAGCGGGTTTACGGGCTTTACGGGCTTCGAAGATATCCTATCCCACTTCGGCGACATCTTTGAGGACCTCTTCGGAGCCGGCACCTTTGGCGGCTTTGGGACCCGTCGCCGGGCGGGCGTCGATCGGGGTGCCGACCTCCGCTACGACATGGAAATTGCCTTCGAGGAAGCCGCCCTGGGCACGGAGAAGGTCATCACCTTCGAGCGAGCCGGTGTATGCTCGGCTTGCGGCGGCAACCGCTGTGCGCCTGGCACCTATCCCGACACCTGCTCGACCTGCGGGGGGAGAGGCGCCGTTACACGGAGCCAGGGCTTCGTAAGCCTCTCTACGACCTGCCCTCAGTGCCAGGGCGCCGGCAGGGTCATCCACCATCCTTGCCCAGCCTGTCGTGGTGAGGGTCGCACCACAGAGGAGAAGACGCTCACCGTCCAGGTGCCGGGGGGAGTTGAAAGCGGCTCGCGGCTTCGTCTCTCGGGGGAGGGGGAGCCTGGGGCGGGGAGCGGTCCGCCCGGCGACCTCTACGTGGTGCTCCAGGTCCAGCCTCACCCCTTTTTCGAACGCCACGGTGATGATTTCCACTGTATCGTCCCCATCTCCTTTCCTCAGGCGGCGCTTGGGGCGGAAATCGAGGTGCCGACGCTCAACAGCACGGAAAAGTTAAAAATCCCCCGTGGAATCCAAAGCGGCAAGGTCCTCACTATACCAAGAGCAGGTGCGGTCAGCCTCCGCAACCGTCGCAGGGGCGACCTGCATATACAGATCCACGTCGAGACCCCGAGCGACTTAACCCCCGAGCGGGAGGACCTTCTCAGGCAGTTCGCTAAACTCAGTGACAGCGATGTGAAGCCAAAGTCCAAGGGCTTATTTGACCGGTTTAAGGACTCCCTCTAG
- a CDS encoding zinc ribbon domain-containing protein, translating into MPIFEYECSQGHRFEKLERGKSPKSRACPTCGSRAPRILSPVGFILKGEGFYVNDYPSASRKAAMKAEKGGGEDAPPSSDAPSGSSSAED; encoded by the coding sequence ATGCCGATATTTGAGTACGAGTGTTCCCAGGGACATCGCTTCGAAAAGCTCGAGCGAGGAAAAAGCCCTAAGAGCCGCGCGTGCCCCACCTGCGGCAGTCGGGCCCCTCGGATTCTCTCCCCTGTGGGATTCATTCTTAAGGGCGAGGGATTCTACGTCAACGATTACCCTTCGGCTTCCCGAAAAGCCGCGATGAAAGCAGAAAAAGGCGGAGGCGAGGATGCGCCCCCCTCCTCCGACGCACCTTCTGGGAGCTCCTCGGCTGAGGACTAA
- a CDS encoding nucleotide exchange factor GrpE codes for MGPPGDSKQKAEEEAQAEIAQREEDKSFTVSDRRHWARRQRGDELAEPTEPKERLPTYVEELKAEAEEKDATLREYIASYKKVKEEMEAARARLAQDMERRLERDKQEFFAGLLPVLDNMERALATGENHQDYEGLLKGIIMVRDLFLQRLQSEGIERIASVGEPFDPAIHEAMDVVAVEAADQDNKVVEELCPGYLYRDHLLRAAQVRVGRYAAGSPKGD; via the coding sequence ATGGGCCCGCCAGGGGATTCCAAGCAGAAGGCCGAGGAGGAGGCCCAGGCCGAAATCGCGCAACGCGAAGAGGATAAGTCCTTCACCGTTTCGGACCGGCGCCACTGGGCCCGCCGCCAGCGAGGCGATGAGCTCGCCGAGCCTACCGAGCCTAAGGAGCGGCTGCCCACCTACGTGGAAGAGCTCAAGGCAGAAGCCGAGGAGAAAGACGCGACCCTGAGAGAATACATCGCCTCCTATAAGAAGGTGAAGGAGGAGATGGAGGCGGCCCGCGCTCGTCTGGCCCAGGATATGGAGCGGCGGCTGGAGCGCGACAAGCAGGAGTTCTTCGCGGGGCTCCTGCCCGTCCTCGATAACATGGAGCGGGCTCTTGCCACTGGTGAAAATCACCAGGACTACGAAGGGCTCCTCAAGGGCATCATTATGGTGCGGGACCTCTTTCTCCAGAGGCTTCAATCAGAAGGCATCGAGCGGATTGCCTCGGTTGGAGAGCCGTTCGATCCGGCGATCCACGAAGCCATGGATGTGGTGGCGGTGGAGGCTGCGGACCAAGATAACAAGGTGGTCGAGGAGCTCTGCCCCGGCTACCTCTACAGAGACCACCTGCTTAGGGCTGCTCAGGTCCGGGTGGGCCGATACGCTGCCGGTTCCCCTAAAGGAGACTAG
- a CDS encoding zinc metalloprotease HtpX: MNWNTLKTGFLLAALTGLVLLIGDWLGGRGGLIFAFIFAVVMNVGAYWYSDKIVLRMYKAREVSEAEAPSLFGTVRRLTQRAELPMPKVYVIPQPTPNAFATGRNPENSAVAVTEGLLELMDQEELEGVIAHELGHIRNRDILISTIAATLAGVIMMVARWLMFSMFFFGGVAGDDDSPGGAIGLIVLAILAPIAALLIQMTISRSREYQADATGAWIAGNPKGLARALEKLDHASRRVPLEGGNPATAHLFIVKPLSRSRGRSMLRFFSTHPPVEERIKRLMELTRG, from the coding sequence ATGAACTGGAACACATTGAAGACCGGCTTTCTCCTGGCGGCCCTGACCGGCCTGGTGCTGCTCATCGGCGATTGGCTGGGAGGGCGCGGGGGTCTCATCTTCGCCTTCATCTTCGCAGTCGTAATGAACGTCGGAGCCTACTGGTACTCGGACAAGATTGTGCTTAGAATGTACAAGGCCCGGGAGGTCTCCGAGGCCGAGGCCCCGAGCCTGTTCGGCACCGTTAGAAGGCTCACCCAGCGGGCGGAGCTTCCCATGCCGAAGGTCTACGTCATCCCCCAGCCTACCCCGAACGCCTTCGCCACCGGGCGCAACCCGGAAAACTCGGCGGTCGCAGTAACCGAAGGGCTGTTGGAACTCATGGACCAGGAGGAGCTAGAGGGCGTGATCGCCCACGAGCTCGGCCACATCCGAAACCGTGATATCCTAATCAGCACTATCGCGGCGACCCTCGCAGGCGTTATCATGATGGTGGCCCGATGGCTAATGTTCAGCATGTTCTTTTTCGGGGGCGTTGCCGGCGATGACGACTCCCCCGGCGGAGCTATAGGCCTTATCGTCTTGGCGATCTTGGCGCCCATAGCGGCCCTCCTGATTCAGATGACCATTAGCCGCTCGCGGGAATACCAGGCCGATGCCACAGGGGCTTGGATAGCCGGTAACCCCAAGGGGCTCGCCCGGGCGCTCGAGAAGCTGGACCACGCATCCCGCAGGGTGCCGCTCGAGGGCGGAAATCCGGCCACCGCTCACCTCTTTATAGTCAAGCCCCTTAGCAGGAGCAGGGGCCGGTCAATGCTGAGGTTCTTCAGCACCCACCCTCCAGTTGAGGAACGCATCAAGCGGCTGATGGAATTAACCAGAGGGTAA
- a CDS encoding J domain-containing protein produces the protein MHKAKNYYETLGLKQNASPEEIKKTYRKLARKYHPDVNPGDNEAEERFKDISEAYHVLIDPESRKRYDQMGHQAFGEGFDFSSFWERVAQERGFSFGFDPFGRSGRGGFGGLEDLFGGPFGGGISSQAHAPRQGTDVTYNLEIDFLEAAHGATRLLNLEKESLCGSCGGSGRSGGGLCGVCYGRGRTKETQRLNVKIPAGVDTGSRIRLRGKGEPGLNGGPPGDLFIITQVRPDPVFARQGVDVFTTVPITVGEAVAGAKVTLPTIDAPTTMTVPPGTQGGQKFRLRGKGIKKLKGSGRGDQYVTVHVTMPKDLDERSQELIREFEERTAYKPREK, from the coding sequence ATGCATAAGGCTAAAAACTACTACGAGACCCTGGGGCTTAAGCAAAACGCCTCCCCAGAGGAGATAAAGAAGACGTACCGCAAGCTCGCCCGCAAGTACCACCCGGACGTCAACCCCGGAGACAATGAAGCCGAGGAGCGGTTTAAGGATATCTCGGAGGCCTATCATGTGCTCATCGACCCCGAGTCCCGCAAGCGCTACGATCAAATGGGCCACCAGGCCTTTGGCGAAGGCTTCGACTTCTCTTCCTTCTGGGAGCGGGTGGCTCAGGAGAGGGGTTTCAGTTTCGGCTTCGATCCCTTTGGGCGCTCCGGCCGGGGCGGATTCGGTGGCCTGGAGGACCTTTTCGGCGGGCCCTTCGGGGGGGGGATCTCCTCGCAGGCACATGCTCCCAGGCAGGGAACGGACGTCACATACAACTTGGAGATTGATTTCTTGGAGGCCGCCCACGGCGCCACTAGGCTCCTCAACCTTGAGAAGGAGAGCCTCTGTGGCTCGTGCGGAGGCAGCGGTCGGAGCGGCGGCGGACTCTGCGGAGTCTGTTACGGCCGCGGGCGGACGAAAGAGACCCAACGCCTTAATGTCAAGATACCCGCAGGAGTGGACACGGGAAGCAGGATTCGCCTCAGGGGCAAGGGCGAGCCTGGCCTCAACGGCGGGCCGCCGGGCGATCTCTTCATCATCACGCAGGTCCGTCCCGACCCGGTCTTCGCCCGCCAGGGTGTGGATGTCTTTACGACAGTCCCCATTACCGTCGGAGAGGCGGTCGCTGGAGCGAAGGTCACCCTGCCGACGATTGACGCCCCAACCACGATGACCGTACCGCCTGGGACTCAGGGGGGCCAAAAGTTCCGCCTCCGCGGCAAAGGCATCAAGAAGCTCAAGGGCTCCGGACGCGGCGACCAGTACGTCACAGTCCACGTGACGATGCCCAAGGACCTAGACGAGCGCTCCCAGGAGCTAATAAGGGAGTTTGAAGAGCGGACCGCCTACAAACCCCGCGAAAAATGA
- the dnaK gene encoding molecular chaperone DnaK, whose amino-acid sequence MAKIIGIDLGTTNSVVAVMEGGEPKVIINEEGARLTPSVVAFTKDGEILVGQVAKRQAITNPERTIYSIKRFMGRKYDEVDEEMKMVPYPVVRAPNGDCRIKVGDKDYSPPEISAMILQKLKKAAEDYLGETVTQAVISVPAYYNDSQRQATKDAGKIAGLEVLRIVNEPTAAALAYGMDKKEEEKLAIYDFGGGTFDISILEVGENVVEVKATNGDTHLGGDNMDQRIIDWLVAEFKKDQGIDLSKDLMALQRLKEGAEKAKIELSSTMETEINLPFITADASGPKHLSMKLTRAKFEQMTDALVERSRGPCLQAMKDSGLDKVDEAILVGGSTRVPKVQELVKELFGKEPHKGVNPDEVVASGAAVQAGVLGGEVKDVLLLDVTSLSLGIETLGGVMTTLITRNTTIPTKKSEIFSTAADNQTSVEIHVLQGERQIATDNRTLGRFHLVGLPPAPRGLPQVEVTFDIDANGIVNVAAIDKATNQRQAITITASSGLSEDEIEKMVSDSETYAEEDRKRREHVEARNALDNLIYQVEKTLRDNREKLSSEEVSSIEETLKEARDVLESEETEQIRAATDKLMQASHKLAEHMYQAAGAEQTGAGPPPPGDEEQKPPDEDVVDAEFEDVDKS is encoded by the coding sequence ATGGCTAAAATAATCGGCATCGACCTCGGGACCACTAACTCCGTAGTGGCCGTAATGGAGGGCGGCGAGCCCAAGGTTATTATTAACGAGGAAGGGGCCCGCCTCACCCCATCGGTCGTGGCGTTTACCAAGGACGGGGAGATTTTGGTCGGCCAAGTGGCCAAACGCCAGGCCATTACGAATCCCGAGCGCACCATTTACTCCATCAAACGGTTCATGGGGCGAAAGTACGATGAGGTGGACGAGGAGATGAAGATGGTCCCGTACCCCGTCGTGCGGGCCCCCAACGGTGACTGTCGCATAAAGGTCGGGGATAAGGATTACTCGCCGCCGGAGATTTCGGCAATGATTCTCCAGAAGCTTAAGAAAGCGGCCGAGGATTACCTGGGCGAGACTGTGACTCAGGCGGTCATCAGCGTTCCGGCCTACTATAACGACAGCCAGCGCCAGGCCACAAAAGACGCAGGGAAAATCGCCGGGCTGGAGGTCTTGAGGATCGTCAACGAGCCGACGGCTGCGGCCCTAGCGTATGGCATGGACAAGAAGGAGGAGGAGAAGCTGGCCATCTACGACTTCGGGGGCGGAACGTTCGACATCTCCATCCTCGAGGTTGGCGAGAACGTCGTGGAGGTGAAGGCGACTAACGGAGATACCCACCTCGGCGGCGACAACATGGACCAGCGCATTATCGATTGGCTAGTGGCGGAGTTTAAGAAGGACCAGGGGATCGACCTCTCCAAAGACCTCATGGCGCTCCAGCGTCTAAAGGAGGGAGCGGAGAAGGCCAAAATCGAGCTCTCCTCGACAATGGAGACGGAGATTAATCTGCCCTTCATCACCGCCGACGCCTCCGGTCCCAAGCACCTGTCGATGAAGCTGACCCGCGCCAAGTTCGAGCAGATGACCGATGCCCTAGTCGAGCGCAGCCGGGGGCCTTGCCTCCAGGCGATGAAAGACAGCGGGCTCGACAAGGTGGACGAGGCCATTCTCGTTGGCGGCTCAACCCGCGTGCCAAAGGTCCAGGAGCTGGTCAAGGAGCTCTTCGGCAAAGAGCCCCATAAGGGCGTAAACCCCGACGAGGTGGTGGCCTCGGGCGCTGCCGTGCAGGCCGGCGTTTTGGGTGGCGAAGTTAAGGATGTATTGCTCCTCGACGTCACCTCCCTCTCTCTCGGCATCGAGACCCTTGGCGGGGTGATGACGACGCTCATTACGCGCAATACTACCATCCCGACGAAAAAGAGCGAGATTTTCTCGACAGCCGCCGACAACCAGACGAGCGTCGAGATTCACGTCTTGCAGGGCGAGCGCCAGATTGCCACCGACAACCGCACTCTGGGCCGATTCCACCTGGTGGGCCTCCCACCGGCGCCCCGTGGCCTCCCGCAGGTCGAGGTGACCTTCGACATCGACGCCAACGGCATCGTCAACGTGGCCGCCATCGACAAGGCCACGAATCAACGCCAGGCCATCACCATCACCGCCTCCAGCGGCCTTTCGGAAGATGAGATCGAAAAAATGGTATCGGATTCCGAGACCTACGCCGAGGAAGACCGTAAGCGGCGTGAACACGTGGAGGCCCGAAACGCCCTGGACAACCTCATCTATCAGGTTGAAAAAACGTTGCGCGACAACCGCGAGAAGCTCTCCAGCGAAGAGGTCTCGTCTATCGAAGAAACCCTCAAGGAGGCTCGCGACGTCCTTGAGAGTGAGGAAACCGAACAGATTCGTGCCGCCACGGATAAACTCATGCAGGCCTCCCACAAACTGGCCGAGCATATGTACCAGGCCGCCGGGGCTGAGCAAACCGGGGCCGGGCCACCCCCGCCTGGCGACGAAGAGCAAAAGCCGCCCGACGAGGATGTTGTGGATGCCGAGTTTGAAGACGTGGACAAATCATGA
- a CDS encoding Hsp20/alpha crystallin family protein, with protein sequence MRLTLWEPLMGLTTVNKSLNRLIEEGLRNAPGLLGRGLPQHRSRPPINISETDEALVLVAEVPGFAQEDIAVEVHDGLLTIKGERREEVDETRERYRRVERFNGAFERSFTLPSSVDSEGIQARLQNGLLEVTLPKASEAKRRAVSIETN encoded by the coding sequence ATGAGACTGACACTGTGGGAGCCTTTGATGGGTCTAACAACCGTGAACAAGTCGCTAAACCGGCTCATCGAGGAAGGTCTACGCAACGCTCCTGGCTTGCTGGGAAGAGGGTTACCTCAGCACCGCTCGCGGCCTCCCATCAATATCTCCGAGACGGACGAGGCGCTCGTCCTCGTGGCGGAAGTCCCTGGCTTCGCCCAGGAGGATATTGCCGTCGAGGTCCATGACGGTCTGCTGACCATCAAGGGTGAGCGCCGGGAGGAGGTCGATGAGACGAGAGAGCGCTACAGGAGGGTTGAGCGATTCAACGGCGCTTTCGAGCGCTCCTTCACCCTGCCGAGCTCAGTAGACTCCGAAGGGATCCAGGCCCGGCTTCAAAACGGTCTCCTGGAGGTGACCTTGCCTAAGGCTTCGGAGGCCAAACGGCGGGCCGTATCCATCGAGACTAACTGA
- a CDS encoding TRAP transporter large permease subunit: MTLLLGLAILALALLGAPLFTVIGAAALVAFWWIGIDTAAVIIELYRMASAPTLLAIPLFTFAGYLMAESGTPTRLVNLARACFGWVSGGLGVVTLIVCAIFTAFTGASGVTIIALGGLLYPALIREAYPERFSLGLVTASGSLGVLFAPSLPLILYGLVARTSVDKLFIAGIVPGILLVLLLSVYCMHVGHRAKVPTVPFRWDALGRAAREAAFEIPLPFLVLGGIYGGYFTATEAAAITAFYVLIVEVFIYKDLSLKKDVPRVMLESMVLVGGILIILGVALGFTNFLIDQEVPLVLFDLMRTYLTSKVTFLIALNIFLLIVGCLMDIFSAIIVVVPLILPIAMEFGVDPVHLGIIFLTNLEIGFATPPVGINLFIASFRFSKPVVDLYFAALPFLWIRLLALIIITYVPDLTLFLVRLMG, encoded by the coding sequence GTGACTCTCCTACTCGGCCTCGCAATCCTCGCCTTGGCTCTGCTGGGCGCGCCGCTATTCACCGTCATCGGAGCGGCGGCCCTCGTCGCCTTCTGGTGGATCGGGATCGACACGGCGGCGGTCATTATCGAGCTCTACCGGATGGCTTCGGCCCCCACACTGCTGGCCATTCCGCTTTTCACCTTTGCCGGCTACCTGATGGCCGAAAGCGGCACACCGACCCGGCTCGTCAACCTGGCCCGGGCTTGTTTTGGCTGGGTTTCCGGTGGGTTGGGAGTGGTAACGCTCATTGTCTGCGCCATTTTCACCGCCTTCACCGGCGCCAGTGGGGTGACAATCATCGCCCTTGGCGGCCTCCTCTACCCGGCCCTGATCCGGGAGGCCTACCCGGAGAGGTTCAGCCTCGGGCTGGTGACCGCCTCGGGCTCCCTGGGCGTCCTCTTCGCCCCAAGCCTGCCTCTTATCCTCTACGGGCTCGTCGCCCGCACGAGCGTCGATAAGCTCTTTATCGCCGGGATCGTGCCTGGCATCCTGCTGGTCCTTTTGCTGTCGGTCTATTGCATGCATGTGGGCCACCGGGCCAAGGTACCCACAGTGCCGTTTCGCTGGGATGCCCTGGGGCGTGCGGCCCGGGAGGCGGCTTTCGAAATTCCTCTGCCCTTCCTGGTTCTCGGCGGGATCTACGGCGGCTACTTCACCGCAACGGAGGCCGCCGCCATTACCGCCTTCTACGTTCTCATCGTAGAAGTCTTTATCTACAAAGACCTTTCGCTGAAGAAGGACGTCCCTCGGGTCATGCTCGAAAGCATGGTTCTCGTTGGGGGCATCCTCATCATTTTGGGTGTGGCTTTGGGCTTCACGAACTTCCTCATCGACCAAGAAGTCCCCTTGGTCTTGTTCGACCTCATGCGAACATACTTGACGAGCAAGGTGACCTTCCTCATCGCCCTCAACATTTTTCTCCTCATAGTGGGGTGCCTGATGGACATCTTCAGCGCCATCATCGTCGTGGTGCCCCTCATCCTCCCCATCGCCATGGAATTTGGGGTGGACCCAGTCCACCTGGGAATAATCTTCCTCACCAACCTCGAGATTGGCTTTGCCACCCCACCGGTGGGTATCAACCTCTTCATCGCGAGCTTCCGGTTCTCCAAGCCTGTGGTGGACCTCTACTTTGCGGCCCTTCCTTTTCTCTGGATTCGGCTTCTCGCGCTCATCATCATTACCTACGTGCCCGACCTCACCCTCTTTCTCGTCCGTCTGATGGGCTAG
- a CDS encoding TRAP transporter small permease: MKALQRLDDWLATVESWSLIGLVSLMVGLAFAQVVLRNIFRLGLPWADIVLRHMVLWAAFLGASLATRQGRHIAIDVASRFLPPMARRWLSTALSLAACIICLFLANAAWTFVAAERLGQGLLLQGFPAWWAQVIIPVGFGLIAFRFGLRSALFALGRLEERGPEEAAS; encoded by the coding sequence ATGAAGGCCCTCCAGCGCCTGGATGACTGGCTGGCTACTGTCGAAAGCTGGTCCCTGATTGGGCTTGTGAGCCTCATGGTGGGGCTCGCCTTCGCCCAAGTGGTGCTGCGCAACATCTTCCGGCTGGGCCTGCCGTGGGCCGACATCGTCTTGCGCCACATGGTGCTATGGGCGGCCTTTTTGGGAGCGAGCCTCGCCACCCGGCAGGGACGCCACATCGCCATTGACGTGGCGAGCCGCTTTTTGCCGCCGATGGCGCGGCGGTGGCTGTCCACAGCCCTCAGTTTGGCGGCCTGCATCATCTGTCTGTTCCTGGCCAACGCCGCATGGACCTTCGTAGCGGCCGAGCGCCTGGGCCAGGGCCTCCTGCTTCAAGGTTTTCCTGCGTGGTGGGCGCAGGTCATCATCCCCGTAGGCTTTGGACTCATAGCCTTCCGCTTCGGGCTACGCTCCGCCCTGTTCGCCCTCGGTCGGCTTGAGGAGCGAGGCCCGGAGGAAGCCGCTTCGTGA
- the dctP gene encoding TRAP transporter substrate-binding protein DctP — protein MRTSEPRRGFLCLWAWITTLAVGLSLTASPAHARRRPRPRHQIKFATLAPEGSTWMKIMRQLDAELYERTGGELGFKIYAGMVQGDEKDVLRKIRIGQLHAGGFTGVGMGEILPEVRVLDLPFLFFNYDEVDHVIGKMEETFARRFAERGFILLGWAEVGFVHFFSKSPIRTQDDLKTHKVWMWQGDPLAQAYFRALGVSPIPLAVTDVLTSLQTDLVDTVYACPLCAVALQWHTKVSYMWALPMADAAGAVLMSKKAFDRLPPKYQALLKERTREYMRRLVLQTRADNARALEVLRKRGIQVVAAPQNEEMERFVTTGRQAQQSLVGRLYSQELLDKVRSAVADFRRLHPEKALTPISVSTKNP, from the coding sequence ATGCGTACTTCTGAGCCTCGAAGGGGCTTCCTTTGTCTTTGGGCCTGGATAACCACTTTGGCGGTGGGGCTCTCTCTGACGGCCTCTCCAGCGCACGCTCGCCGCCGCCCGCGCCCTCGCCACCAAATCAAGTTCGCCACACTGGCCCCCGAGGGTTCAACTTGGATGAAGATCATGCGTCAGCTCGATGCCGAATTATACGAGCGCACCGGAGGGGAGCTCGGTTTTAAAATCTACGCCGGCATGGTCCAGGGCGACGAGAAAGACGTTTTGCGCAAGATTCGGATCGGCCAGCTCCACGCCGGTGGCTTCACGGGGGTGGGAATGGGCGAGATTCTCCCAGAGGTGCGGGTCCTCGACCTCCCCTTCCTCTTCTTCAACTACGACGAGGTTGACCACGTCATTGGAAAGATGGAGGAGACCTTCGCCCGCCGGTTCGCCGAGCGTGGCTTCATATTGCTTGGCTGGGCGGAGGTCGGTTTCGTCCACTTCTTCTCCAAGTCGCCCATCCGCACCCAGGATGACCTAAAGACCCACAAGGTCTGGATGTGGCAGGGTGACCCTCTGGCCCAGGCGTACTTTCGCGCTCTAGGGGTCTCGCCCATCCCCCTTGCGGTGACCGATGTGCTCACCTCCCTTCAGACCGACCTCGTCGATACCGTGTACGCCTGCCCCCTGTGTGCCGTTGCGCTGCAGTGGCACACGAAAGTCTCCTATATGTGGGCCCTGCCCATGGCCGACGCCGCCGGCGCTGTGCTGATGTCGAAAAAGGCCTTTGATCGGCTGCCACCGAAATACCAGGCGCTCCTCAAAGAACGGACCCGCGAATACATGCGGCGGCTCGTCCTTCAGACCAGGGCCGATAACGCCCGCGCCCTGGAGGTGCTTCGTAAAAGGGGAATCCAGGTCGTGGCCGCTCCTCAAAACGAGGAGATGGAACGTTTCGTGACGACGGGCCGCCAAGCTCAGCAGTCCCTCGTGGGACGGCTCTACTCGCAGGAACTCCTGGACAAGGTTCGAAGCGCGGTGGCTGACTTCCGCCGCCTCCACCCCGAAAAAGCTCTAACGCCAATTTCCGTTTCAACCAAGAATCCATGA